In a single window of the Gadus chalcogrammus isolate NIFS_2021 chromosome 20, NIFS_Gcha_1.0, whole genome shotgun sequence genome:
- the LOC130373870 gene encoding ileal sodium/bile acid cotransporter-like, producing MAAAVECLRNATRCSGTDCLVPPSNFNDILSLVLSVVLTIMLAMVMFSMGCTVDSTKLWGHIRRPWGIFIGFLCQFGIMPFTAFALSFAFNVLPVQAIAIIIMGCCPGGANSNIICYWLDGDMDLSISMTACSSILAMGMMPLCLLIYTSVWTSSDSIQIPYDSIGITLVALLIPVTLGMYLKHKKPVLAKKILKVGSILGFILIIIIAVVGGVLYQSSWTISPSLWIIGTIYPFIGCGMGFAMARFVGQPWFRCRTIALETGFQNAQLCSTIVQLSFAPEELEVMFAFPLIYSIFQLVVAVMFVGGYQGYKRMIGRGSDKDGEAPASWEDGESKNTEEKQEYSMNNGGFEHDANDKSNEAATAVYTMTDL from the exons ATGGCCGCCGCTGTCGAGTGCCTGCGAAATGCCACAAGATGTTCGGGCACAGACTGTCTTGTTCCCCCCAGTAACTTCAATGACATCCTGAGCCTTGTGCTTAGCGTGGTGCTCACGATCATGCTGGCCATGGTGATGTTTTCCATGGGCTGCACGGTGGACTCTACCAAGCTGTGGGGACACATCAGGAGGCCCTGGGGCATCTTCATTGGCTTCCTCTGCCAGTTTGGCATCATGCCCTTCACTGCCTTCGCCCTATCCTTTGCATTCAACGTTTTGCCTGTGCAGGCCATAGCCATCATCATCATGGGCTGCTGCCCCGGTGGCGCCAATTCCAATATCATCTGCTACTGGCTGGATGGAGACATGGACCTCAG TATAAGCATGACGGCCTGCTCCTCCATCTTGGCAATGGGTATGATGCCCCTCTGCCTCCTCATCTACACGTCAGTGTGGACTTCCTCAGACAGCATCCAGATCCCCTACGACAGCATCG GTATCACCCTGGTGGCTCTGCTCATCCCTGTGACTCTGGGCATGTACCTCAAGCACAAAAAACCTGTGCTGGCCAAAAAGATCCTCAAG GTGGGATCCATCTTGGGCTTCATtcttatcatcatcatcgccgTGGTGGGGGGCGTTCTTTACCAGTCGTCCTGGACCATATCCCCCTCGCTTTGGATCATCGGGACCATCTACCCTTTCATCGGCTGTGGCATGGGCTTCGCCATGGCCCGATTTGTTGGTCAGCCCTGGTTCAG ATGTCGAACCATCGCCCTGGAGACAGGCTTCCAGAACGCCCAGCTGTGCAGCACCATCGTCCAGCTGTCGTTCGCACCCGAGGAACTTGAAGTCATGTTCGCCTTCCCACTCATCTATAGCATATTCCAGCTCGTGGTCGCAGTGATGTTCGTAGGAG GCTATCAGGGATACAAGAGGATGATTGGCCGAGGGTCTGATAAGGATGGCGAAGCTCCAGCGTCGTGGGAAGATGGAGAGTCTAAGAATACAGAAGAAAAACAAGAATACTCTATGAATAATGGCGGATTTGAGCATGATGCGAATGACAAATCGAATGAAGCAGCAACGGCTGTATACACGATGACTGACTTGTGA
- the slc10a2 gene encoding ileal sodium/bile acid cotransporter, which yields MAAAVECLRNATRCSGTDCLVPPSNFNDILSLVLSVVLTIMLAMVMFSMGCTVDSTKLWGHIRRPWGIFIGFLCQFGIMPFTAFALSFAFNVLPVQAIAIIIMGCCPGGANSNIICYWLDGDMDLSISMTACSSILAMGMMPLCLLIYTSVWTSSDSIQIPYDSIGITLVALLIPVTLGMYLKHKKPVLAKKILKVGSILGFILIIIIAVVGGVLYQSSWTISPSLWIIGTIYPFIGCGMGFAMARFVGQPWFRCRTIALETGFQNAQLCSTIVQLSFAPEELEVMFAFPLIYSIFQLVVAVMFVGGYQGYKRMIGRGSDKDGEAPASWEDGESKNTEEKQEYSMNNGGFEHDANDKSNEAAKAVYTMTDL from the exons ATGGCCGCCGCTGTCGAGTGCCTGCGAAATGCCACAAGATGTTCGGGCACAGACTGTCTTGTTCCCCCCAGTAACTTCAATGACATCCTGAGCCTTGTGCTTAGCGTGGTGCTCACGATCATGCTGGCCATGGTGATGTTTTCCATGGGCTGCACGGTGGACTCTACCAAGCTGTGGGGACACATCAGGAGGCCCTGGGGCATCTTCATTGGCTTCCTCTGCCAGTTTGGCATCATGCCCTTCACTGCCTTCGCCCTATCCTTTGCATTCAACGTTTTGCCTGTGCAGGCCATAGCCATCATCATCATGGGCTGCTGCCCCGGTGGCGCCAATTCCAATATCATCTGCTACTGGCTGGATGGAGACATGGACCTCAG TATAAGCATGACGGCCTGCTCCTCCATCTTGGCAATGGGTATGATGCCCCTCTGCCTCCTCATCTACACGTCAGTGTGGACTTCCTCAGACAGCATCCAGATCCCCTACGACAGCATCG GTATCACCCTGGTGGCTCTGCTCATCCCTGTGACTCTGGGCATGTACCTCAAGCACAAAAAACCTGTGCTGGCCAAAAAGATCCTCAAG GTGGGATCCATCTTGGGCTTCATtcttatcatcatcatcgccgTGGTGGGGGGCGTTCTTTACCAGTCGTCCTGGACCATATCCCCCTCGCTTTGGATCATCGGGACCATCTACCCTTTCATCGGCTGTGGCATGGGCTTCGCCATGGCCCGATTTGTTGGTCAGCCCTGGTTCAG ATGTCGAACCATCGCCCTGGAGACAGGCTTCCAGAACGCCCAGCTGTGCAGCACCATCGTCCAGCTGTCGTTCGCACCCGAGGAACTTGAAGTCATGTTCGCCTTCCCACTCATCTATAGCATATTCCAGCTCGTGGTCGCAGTGATGTTCGTAGGAG GCTATCAGGGATACAAGAGGATGATTGGCCGAGGGTCTGATAAGGATGGCGAAGCTCCAGCGTCGTGGGAAGATGGAGAGTCTAAGAATACAGAAGAAAAACAAGAATACTCTATGAATAATGGCGGATTTGAGCATGATGCGAATGACAAATCGAATGAAGCAGCAAAGGCTGTATACACGATGACTGACTTGTGA